The segment TTTTTCCTTCATTTCTGTGACAATGCCATCTATTCCATTCACTTAACGGCACTCCCTCTCTTCCTGACGACCATAAATCAGCAATAAAAAAAGAGAATGTTTCACGTGAAACATTCTCTAATGGGTGCTCCTATAGCAGCGGCGACTTCACTGCCATACCCGGCTTTCGCGGATATTTAGCAGGTGTTGCGGCCGTTTTATCAATAATGACAATGTGGCGGGCAGATTCTTCAACCGGCAAGGTGAAGGAGTGCACCTTCTTCAGCTTCCCTCTAAGCTCTTTTAAGCTTCGGGAAGCCTCCTTGATTTCTTCTGCAGGATCACTGCCCTTCATAGCGGCAAACTGACCGCCAACTCTCGTGAAGGGGAGACAGAATTCGTTGAGAAGGGTCATGCGGGCAACGGCTCGTGCAGTCACCAGATCAAACCCATCGCGGTAAGGCAGCTTCCGAGCAACCTCCTCTGCCCTGCCGTGAATAAGCTCTACCTGCTGCAGACCGAGCTGCTCGCTCACATGCTTCAGAAACTGAATACGCTTGTTGAGCGAATCCACAATCGTCAGCTTGATATGAGGAAAAGCAATTTTGAGTGGAATGCCGGGAAATCCTGCTCCTGAGCCAATATCCGCAAGTGTAGATATCGACTTCACATCCAGATGAAAGGCCAGGCTCAGCGAGTCATAAAAATGCTTCGTGTACACCTGATCCCGTTCTGTAATGCCCGTCAAATTCATCTTCTGATTCCACTCCACCAAAATCCGGTAGTAGCTCTCAAACTGCTCCAGCTGAGCAGCGCTGACTTCAATCCCTTGCTCCTTCAATAGAGAACTGAAATGGTCCTGAATGTCATCCATCATTTAAGCTGTTCCTTTCGCAGCCGTTACCCGGTTATAGTGCTCCAGGTACACCAGCAGAATGGAGATATCTGCCGGGGTAACCCCACTGATCCGCGAGGCCTGGCCGATGGAGATCGGACGAATTTTGTTCAGCTTCTGTCTTGCTTCCATCGCGAGACCATGAATGTCCTCATACTCAATATTTTCCGGAATCTTCTTCTGCTCCATCTTT is part of the Paenibacillus algicola genome and harbors:
- the rsmG gene encoding 16S rRNA (guanine(527)-N(7))-methyltransferase RsmG, which translates into the protein MDDIQDHFSSLLKEQGIEVSAAQLEQFESYYRILVEWNQKMNLTGITERDQVYTKHFYDSLSLAFHLDVKSISTLADIGSGAGFPGIPLKIAFPHIKLTIVDSLNKRIQFLKHVSEQLGLQQVELIHGRAEEVARKLPYRDGFDLVTARAVARMTLLNEFCLPFTRVGGQFAAMKGSDPAEEIKEASRSLKELRGKLKKVHSFTLPVEESARHIVIIDKTAATPAKYPRKPGMAVKSPLL